The following coding sequences lie in one Azospirillum humicireducens genomic window:
- a CDS encoding electron transfer flavoprotein-ubiquinone oxidoreductase codes for MEREPREVMEYDVLIVGAGPSGLSAAIRLRQRAVETGQELSVCVIEKGSEVGAHLLSGAVFEPHALQELIPDWKEKGAPLTTPAREDHFLFLTETKAYKSPFAPPQMNNHGNYIISLGNLARWMATQAEELGVEIYPGFAAAEVLYDDNGAVKGVATGDMGIGKDGEKTGNYTPGMELHAKQTIFAEGCRGSLTKTLFDKFDLRRDCQPQTYGIGIKELWEVDPSQSKPGLIVHTIGWPMDPKTYGGSWLYHMEGNLVSVGFVVGLDYWNPHMSPFEEFQRYKTHPAIRPTFEGGRRLAYGARALSEGGFQSIPKLTFPGGLLIGDGAGFLNVPKIKGNHTAMKSGMVAAEAVFDHLAGGNDNGPEVIAYPERLKQSWVWSELHAVRNIRPGFQKGLWAGLANAAYETALKGKSPWTLKHHADHTTLVKASEAPKIAYPKPDGKVSFDRLSSVYLSNTNHEEDQPAHLTLKDKSVPISVNLALYDAPEQRYCPAGVYEIVRNDDGSDPRLQINAQNCVHCKTCDIKDPTQNINWVVPEGGGGPNYPGGM; via the coding sequence ATGGAACGCGAACCGCGCGAGGTCATGGAATACGATGTTCTGATCGTCGGCGCCGGCCCGTCGGGCCTGAGCGCGGCGATCCGTCTGCGGCAGCGCGCGGTCGAGACCGGGCAGGAACTCAGCGTCTGTGTGATCGAGAAGGGGTCGGAGGTCGGCGCCCACCTGCTGTCCGGCGCCGTCTTCGAACCGCATGCGCTGCAGGAGCTGATCCCCGACTGGAAGGAAAAGGGCGCCCCCCTCACCACCCCGGCGCGCGAGGACCATTTCCTGTTCCTGACGGAAACGAAGGCCTACAAGTCGCCCTTCGCCCCGCCGCAGATGAACAACCACGGCAACTACATCATCAGCCTCGGCAATCTGGCCCGCTGGATGGCGACCCAGGCCGAGGAACTCGGCGTGGAGATCTACCCCGGCTTCGCTGCGGCGGAGGTGCTGTATGACGACAACGGTGCCGTGAAGGGCGTCGCCACCGGCGACATGGGCATCGGCAAGGACGGCGAGAAGACCGGCAACTACACGCCCGGCATGGAACTGCACGCCAAGCAGACCATCTTCGCCGAAGGCTGCCGCGGCTCGCTGACCAAGACTCTGTTCGACAAGTTCGACCTGCGCCGCGACTGCCAGCCGCAGACCTACGGCATCGGCATCAAGGAGCTGTGGGAGGTCGATCCGTCGCAGTCGAAGCCGGGCCTGATCGTCCACACCATCGGCTGGCCGATGGACCCCAAGACCTATGGCGGGTCGTGGCTGTATCACATGGAAGGGAATCTGGTGTCGGTCGGCTTCGTCGTCGGCCTCGACTACTGGAATCCGCACATGAGCCCGTTCGAGGAGTTCCAGCGCTACAAGACCCATCCGGCGATCCGCCCGACCTTCGAGGGCGGCCGGCGTCTGGCCTATGGCGCGCGGGCATTGTCGGAGGGCGGCTTCCAGTCGATCCCCAAGCTGACCTTCCCCGGCGGCCTCCTCATCGGCGACGGCGCCGGCTTCCTGAACGTGCCGAAGATCAAGGGCAACCACACCGCCATGAAGTCGGGCATGGTCGCGGCCGAGGCGGTGTTCGACCATCTGGCCGGCGGCAACGACAACGGCCCCGAGGTCATCGCCTATCCGGAGCGGCTGAAGCAGTCCTGGGTCTGGTCGGAGCTGCATGCCGTCCGCAACATCCGCCCCGGCTTCCAGAAGGGCCTGTGGGCCGGTCTGGCGAATGCCGCCTACGAGACGGCGCTCAAGGGCAAGTCGCCCTGGACGCTGAAGCACCATGCCGACCACACCACCCTGGTGAAGGCCAGCGAGGCGCCGAAGATCGCCTACCCCAAGCCGGACGGCAAGGTCAGCTTCGACCGCCTGTCCTCGGTCTACCTGTCCAACACCAACCATGAGGAAGACCAGCCGGCGCATCTGACGCTGAAGGACAAGTCGGTGCCGATCAGCGTCAATCTGGCGCTCTACGACGCGCCGGAGCAGCGCTATTGCCCGGCCGGCGTGTACGAGATCGTCCGCAACGACGACGGCAGCGACCCGCGGCTGCAGATCAACGCCCAGAACTGCGTCCACTGCAAGACCTGCGACATCAAGGACCCCACCCAGAACATCAACTGGGTCGTGCCGGAAGGCGGCGGGGGGCCGAACTATCCGGGTGGGATGTAA
- a CDS encoding bacteriohemerythrin yields MTYVAWDESMSVGVAVLDDEHRRLLDLFNGLLESGITPANREELSSLLASLRDYVAVHFAREEAMMERCGYPELDGHLAAHRYFADEVEKLARDFEGDNPTMLRVDLILLLKDWFVEHIQQTDSLYKPYVGESPSPRS; encoded by the coding sequence ATGACCTATGTCGCCTGGGACGAATCCATGAGCGTCGGTGTGGCCGTGCTCGACGACGAGCATCGGCGGCTCCTCGACCTGTTCAACGGTCTGCTGGAAAGCGGCATCACCCCGGCCAACCGGGAGGAACTGTCCAGCCTGCTCGCCAGTCTCCGGGATTATGTCGCCGTCCATTTCGCGCGGGAAGAGGCGATGATGGAGCGCTGCGGCTATCCCGAGCTGGACGGCCATCTCGCCGCCCACCGCTATTTCGCCGACGAGGTGGAGAAGCTGGCCCGCGATTTCGAGGGCGACAACCCCACCATGCTGCGAGTCGACCTGATCCTTCTGCTGAAGGACTGGTTCGTGGAGCACATCCAGCAGACGGACAGCCTGTACAAGCCCTATGTCGGGGAGTCTCCCTCTCCCCGCTCTTAG
- a CDS encoding MJ0042-type zinc finger domain-containing protein, translating into MIVSCPTCSTRYTLSDESLGTDGRKVRCARCGHTWWQMPERADPDPVVPDAPTEIRPARPANSTEKAAGKSKSKPPKAPRAKPARSTVIGFAVLGVLVAGTVAGGYFGREAIVRGWPPAALFYETIGMPAEPPGFGLELRNIRSEQKLEGGKTVLLLDGEIANTTDIERALPPLRAITFGTEHKPLQSWTIEPSAPVLAPGEVVSFHHSQPDPGPVTEVTITFGGPPPGLDAAATEKPAEKTPEKPAAAKPAAPAKPSGH; encoded by the coding sequence ATGATCGTTTCCTGCCCGACCTGTTCAACGCGCTACACCCTGTCCGACGAGTCGCTCGGCACCGACGGCCGGAAGGTCCGTTGTGCCCGCTGCGGCCACACATGGTGGCAGATGCCGGAACGGGCGGACCCCGATCCGGTGGTTCCCGACGCGCCGACGGAAATCCGGCCGGCGAGGCCGGCAAACTCCACCGAGAAGGCGGCCGGAAAGAGCAAGTCGAAGCCGCCCAAGGCACCGCGCGCCAAGCCGGCGCGCAGCACGGTGATCGGTTTCGCGGTGCTCGGAGTGCTCGTCGCCGGGACTGTGGCCGGCGGCTATTTCGGCCGCGAGGCCATCGTCCGCGGCTGGCCGCCCGCGGCCCTCTTCTACGAGACGATCGGAATGCCGGCCGAGCCGCCGGGCTTTGGGTTGGAACTGCGCAACATCCGCTCCGAACAGAAGCTGGAGGGTGGGAAGACCGTCCTGCTGCTGGATGGTGAGATCGCCAACACCACCGACATCGAGCGCGCGCTGCCGCCGCTTCGCGCCATCACCTTCGGTACCGAGCACAAGCCGCTGCAGAGCTGGACCATCGAACCGTCTGCGCCCGTGCTGGCACCGGGCGAGGTGGTGAGCTTCCACCACAGCCAGCCGGATCCCGGTCCGGTGACCGAAGTGACCATCACCTTCGGCGGTCCGCCGCCGGGGCTGGATGCGGCCGCCACCGAGAAGCCGGCCGAGAAAACCCCGGAGAAGCCGGCGGCCGCAAAGCCCGCCGCTCCGGCGAAGCCATCCGGTCACTGA
- the moaB gene encoding molybdenum cofactor biosynthesis protein B: protein MPKIDESRPFLPVNIAVITVSDTRSAADDRSGDALAERIAGAGHRLAARTIVRDDIAAIRAQVQAHIADPQIDVVLTTGGTGVTGRDVTPEAVEALYEKAIPGFGELFRYLSYAKVGTSTIQSRATGGVANGTYIFALPGSPSACRDAWDDILVWQLDNRHRPCNLVELMPRLREHMA from the coding sequence ATGCCTAAGATCGACGAGAGCCGCCCCTTCCTTCCCGTGAACATCGCGGTGATCACGGTGTCCGACACCCGCAGCGCCGCCGACGACCGCTCCGGCGACGCGCTGGCGGAGCGGATCGCCGGGGCCGGCCACCGGCTCGCCGCCCGGACCATCGTCCGCGACGACATCGCGGCGATCCGCGCCCAGGTTCAGGCTCACATCGCCGATCCGCAGATCGACGTGGTGCTGACCACCGGCGGCACCGGGGTCACCGGCCGGGATGTGACGCCGGAAGCGGTCGAGGCGCTCTATGAGAAGGCGATACCCGGCTTCGGCGAACTGTTCCGTTACCTCAGCTACGCCAAGGTGGGCACGTCCACCATCCAGAGCCGGGCAACCGGCGGTGTCGCCAACGGCACCTACATCTTCGCCCTGCCGGGTTCGCCCAGCGCCTGCCGCGACGCCTGGGACGACATCCTGGTCTGGCAGCTCGACAACCGCCATCGCCCCTGCAACCTGGTGGAGCTGATGCCCCGCCTGCGCGAGCATATGGCGTGA
- a CDS encoding phosphotransferase yields MSGAAGFSTEALHAALIRLPRLADLPADALEPMPLKGVAHDHVRLQGRRLIARIPRWSQLGLDAWTALDRQAAAFRRAEPSGHTPRFAGLLPPGEGLPLGALVVGEVEGRTPVLPGDMPAIARALAAIHRMAPPDLYEPLPAPPDPVAALLAQVERQAEWFDRAALDARARALVAEELAAARTGDLAPPPETPMPLTAVGVDVHPGNFLIDGHGKAWFTDLEKLQYGHPASDLAHASLYSSTKWDPAVNAELTPADVDAFVAAWAMAVPGDLADEVRPWLKPLRRLTWLRTLSWMARWTVEGATLSPGMPERLRTHMDTHATDILRADRIEQVRRDWH; encoded by the coding sequence ATGAGTGGAGCGGCGGGCTTCTCGACGGAGGCTCTCCACGCCGCCCTGATCCGGCTGCCGCGCCTTGCCGACCTTCCCGCGGACGCGCTGGAGCCGATGCCGCTGAAGGGCGTCGCCCACGACCATGTCCGTCTGCAAGGCCGCCGGCTGATCGCCCGCATCCCGCGCTGGAGCCAGCTCGGCCTCGATGCCTGGACGGCGCTGGACCGGCAGGCCGCCGCCTTCCGGCGGGCGGAACCGTCGGGCCACACCCCGCGCTTCGCCGGCCTGCTGCCGCCGGGCGAGGGGCTGCCGCTGGGCGCGCTGGTGGTCGGCGAGGTGGAGGGACGAACCCCCGTCCTGCCCGGCGACATGCCGGCCATCGCCCGCGCGCTGGCGGCGATCCACCGCATGGCACCGCCCGACCTCTACGAGCCGCTGCCCGCCCCGCCCGATCCGGTCGCGGCACTGCTGGCCCAGGTGGAGCGTCAGGCGGAGTGGTTCGACCGCGCCGCGCTGGACGCCCGCGCCCGCGCCCTGGTCGCGGAGGAGCTTGCCGCCGCCCGAACCGGCGACCTCGCCCCGCCGCCGGAAACCCCGATGCCGCTGACGGCGGTGGGGGTGGATGTCCATCCCGGCAATTTCCTGATCGACGGCCACGGCAAGGCCTGGTTCACCGACCTGGAGAAGCTGCAGTACGGCCACCCCGCCAGCGACCTTGCCCATGCCAGCCTCTACAGCTCGACCAAATGGGACCCGGCGGTGAATGCGGAACTGACACCGGCCGACGTCGACGCCTTCGTCGCGGCCTGGGCGATGGCGGTTCCCGGCGACCTTGCCGACGAGGTGCGGCCCTGGCTGAAGCCGTTGCGCCGGCTGACCTGGCTGCGCACCCTGTCCTGGATGGCGCGCTGGACCGTGGAGGGCGCCACGCTGTCGCCGGGCATGCCGGAGCGGTTGCGCACCCATATGGACACCCACGCCACCGACATCCTGCGTGCCGACCGGATCGAACAGGTGCGGCGGGATTGGCATTGA
- a CDS encoding lytic transglycosylase domain-containing protein — translation MPDPDTPDFGEPVIGSPAIGPPDPASPGDPVSAAAAADAPTGATGSALLLARDDEARAVQLDEEDAGRYRRIFALQERADWDAADAEMAKLKDRRLIGYVLRQRYLHPDRRAGYEELARWMQDYGDLAGAERVHSLAQKRQPAGQRAPKPPRGEERVRLVGSLERLGGLRTVAATEEDEDDSVTVAPRSRTVSRARSDRAAVARVEELLRSGRAGHALGLLNQDEFGGKLDTVQYDAARARIAASLYFSGETTQALTLAAASAARSGEMLPEAHWIAGLSAWRLKQFDRAARHFQGMAAAGPRSPWKAAAADYWAARALARKPGREKAAAEHLTAAARYPHTFYGLIALRTLGTLHDVRWQAPELSGRTLAAMAAKPAGSRAIALLQVGQRELAGLELQRIHPQGDPLVEQAMVALADRAGVATLSLRLGNAVAGPDGAPYAAALYPLPHWTPRDGFAVDRALVFAVMRQESRFDPRLVSSAGATGLMQILPSTAQHVRERHADIGSEDANRDALFDPSRNMELGQRYLTELLGMPEIDGNLFLAAAAYNAGPGTLARWRRELSDITDPLLFIESLPFGETRDYVEKVMANFWIYQLRLGQETASLDAVADGKWPAYSPVEVRTAHIATQVAAQPDSQPAVKPAVPAAVTAAAPAEKPEADAPAGPVRVETVAERGEASPIP, via the coding sequence GTGCCTGACCCCGATACCCCCGATTTCGGCGAGCCGGTCATTGGCTCCCCGGCCATCGGCCCCCCCGACCCGGCCAGTCCCGGCGACCCGGTTTCCGCTGCTGCGGCCGCCGATGCGCCCACCGGCGCGACCGGTTCCGCGCTGCTGCTCGCCCGCGATGACGAAGCCCGCGCCGTCCAGTTGGACGAGGAGGATGCCGGCCGCTACCGCCGAATCTTCGCACTGCAGGAGCGGGCGGACTGGGACGCCGCCGATGCCGAGATGGCGAAGCTGAAGGACCGCCGGCTGATCGGCTATGTCCTGCGCCAGCGCTATCTCCATCCCGACCGCCGTGCCGGCTACGAGGAACTCGCCCGCTGGATGCAGGATTACGGCGACCTCGCCGGGGCGGAGCGGGTCCACAGCCTGGCGCAGAAGCGCCAGCCCGCCGGCCAGCGCGCGCCGAAGCCCCCGCGGGGGGAGGAGCGCGTGCGCCTCGTCGGCTCGCTGGAACGGCTGGGCGGACTGCGCACGGTCGCCGCGACCGAGGAGGACGAGGACGACAGCGTCACCGTCGCCCCGCGCAGCCGCACCGTGTCGCGCGCCCGCAGCGACCGCGCCGCCGTGGCGCGGGTGGAGGAGTTGCTGCGGTCCGGCCGCGCCGGCCATGCGCTGGGCCTGCTGAACCAGGACGAGTTCGGCGGCAAGCTGGACACCGTGCAGTATGACGCCGCCCGCGCCCGTATCGCGGCATCCCTCTACTTCTCGGGCGAGACGACGCAGGCGCTGACGCTCGCCGCGGCCAGCGCCGCCCGATCGGGCGAGATGCTGCCGGAAGCCCACTGGATCGCCGGGCTTTCCGCCTGGCGGCTGAAGCAATTCGACCGCGCCGCCCGCCATTTCCAGGGCATGGCCGCCGCCGGTCCGCGCTCCCCCTGGAAAGCGGCTGCCGCCGATTATTGGGCGGCCCGCGCGCTGGCCCGCAAGCCCGGCAGGGAGAAGGCGGCGGCGGAGCATCTGACCGCCGCGGCACGCTATCCCCACACCTTCTATGGCCTGATCGCGCTCCGCACCCTGGGCACTCTCCACGATGTGCGCTGGCAGGCGCCGGAGCTGAGCGGGCGGACCCTGGCGGCGATGGCGGCCAAGCCGGCAGGGTCCCGCGCCATCGCCCTGCTGCAGGTTGGGCAGCGCGAGTTGGCGGGACTGGAGCTTCAGCGCATCCATCCCCAGGGCGACCCGCTGGTCGAACAGGCGATGGTGGCGCTGGCAGACCGTGCAGGAGTGGCGACCCTGTCGTTGCGGCTGGGCAATGCGGTGGCCGGACCGGACGGTGCGCCCTATGCCGCCGCACTCTACCCCCTGCCCCACTGGACGCCGCGCGACGGCTTCGCCGTGGACCGGGCGCTGGTCTTCGCGGTGATGCGGCAGGAATCGCGCTTCGACCCGCGGCTGGTCAGCTCCGCCGGGGCGACCGGGCTGATGCAGATCCTGCCCAGCACCGCCCAGCATGTGCGAGAGCGCCACGCCGACATCGGCAGCGAGGACGCCAACCGCGACGCCCTGTTCGATCCGTCCCGCAACATGGAGCTGGGCCAGCGCTACCTGACCGAGCTGCTGGGCATGCCGGAGATCGACGGCAACCTGTTCCTGGCCGCCGCCGCCTACAATGCCGGACCGGGCACGCTGGCGCGCTGGCGGCGGGAATTGAGCGACATCACCGATCCCCTGCTGTTCATCGAAAGCCTTCCCTTCGGCGAGACGCGCGACTATGTGGAGAAGGTGATGGCGAATTTCTGGATCTACCAGCTTCGGCTGGGCCAGGAGACCGCCTCGCTCGATGCCGTCGCCGATGGGAAATGGCCGGCCTACAGTCCGGTGGAGGTCCGCACGGCCCATATCGCGACCCAGGTCGCGGCCCAGCCGGACTCCCAGCCGGCGGTGAAGCCCGCGGTTCCGGCCGCAGTGACTGCCGCAGCCCCCGCCGAGAAGCCCGAGGCGGACGCCCCTGCCGGTCCGGTCCGGGTGGAGACGGTGGCGGAGCGGGGGGAGGCCAGCCCGATACCCTGA
- a CDS encoding uracil-DNA glycosylase: MIDVCDILDALRWHADIGCDEAIGDEPTDWATLAARPAARAMPAGANAPTGVGMGAAAMRGPAPTRPPTPAPPRPAALFPSPDQPLGASEAGIQARARAHEAQTLEALETALRSFDGCPLKATAMNTVFADGNPQAPVMLIGEAPGEDEDRQGKPFVGVSGKLLDRMLAQIGLDRGKVYITNILPWRPPGNRSPTQAEIAACLPFLERHVELVRPKLLVALGGVSAKTLLNRPEGITRLRGQWRSYEGTGTPVPLMPMLHPAYLLRNPVAKREAWRDMLALRQKIDEEDIKYS, translated from the coding sequence ATGATTGACGTATGCGACATCCTCGACGCGCTGCGCTGGCATGCCGATATCGGCTGTGACGAGGCCATCGGCGACGAGCCGACCGACTGGGCCACACTGGCCGCCCGGCCGGCGGCGCGCGCCATGCCTGCGGGCGCCAATGCGCCGACCGGTGTCGGAATGGGTGCCGCGGCGATGCGCGGCCCGGCGCCGACTCGGCCCCCCACCCCCGCGCCGCCGCGGCCTGCCGCACTCTTCCCCTCCCCCGACCAGCCGTTGGGCGCCAGCGAAGCCGGCATCCAGGCACGCGCCCGTGCGCATGAGGCGCAGACCCTGGAAGCGCTGGAGACGGCGTTGCGCAGCTTCGACGGCTGCCCGCTGAAGGCCACCGCGATGAACACCGTCTTCGCCGACGGCAACCCGCAAGCGCCGGTCATGCTGATCGGCGAGGCGCCGGGCGAGGACGAGGACCGGCAGGGCAAGCCGTTCGTCGGGGTCAGCGGCAAGCTGCTGGACCGCATGCTGGCGCAGATCGGCCTGGACCGCGGCAAGGTCTACATCACCAACATCCTGCCCTGGCGTCCGCCCGGCAACCGCAGCCCGACCCAGGCCGAAATCGCCGCCTGCCTGCCCTTCCTGGAACGGCATGTCGAACTGGTGCGGCCGAAGCTGCTGGTGGCGCTGGGCGGCGTGTCGGCCAAGACACTGCTCAACCGGCCGGAGGGAATCACCCGCCTGCGCGGGCAATGGCGGTCCTATGAGGGAACCGGTACGCCCGTGCCGCTGATGCCGATGCTCCATCCGGCCTACCTCTTGCGCAACCCTGTCGCGAAGCGGGAAGCGTGGCGGGACATGCTTGCGCTGCGGCAAAAGATCGACGAAGAAGACATAAAGTATTCATAA
- a CDS encoding tetratricopeptide repeat protein, producing MTRVRHRLLPISLAALLAGAMPAPAFAAGPAGESAGSATGSYLAGRYAQHQDDWTAAARFTAQALAADPDDQALLRRSFLLRLGEGQIDTAIGYATRLLGEQGEPQMALTLLAADALAKGRLDEADGYAARLPNDGLGRFITPLTRAWLAASRGRTDEALAALEPLAAVQGFGALYNLHAALILDLAGRSEDAAARYVKVTDTEAPLRVVQIVGNFMMRTGRKDEARKLYETFQVNNPDGLLVEPALDAMAKAPSDTRPVPDARSGLAEALFDLGSALHHENADEPALLFGRIALHLRDDLALAHLLIGDIAASRDHHEEALAAYRLLVKDPLLGWTARMREADSLARMNRNDDAIAILAALSAERPERTDAVTRLGDIYRYAKRYEEAIPAYTTALERIGTPQERHWPLLYARAMSYEKTRQWPKAEADLQAALKLRPDEPSLLNFLGYSWIDRGEHLDKARAMVERAVELRPRDGYIVDSLGWALYKLGDFEGAVTKLERAVELKPGDPTINDHLGDAYWRAGRRNEARFQWMRALRNADEDTDKAAIQAKLDEGLADQKAAAK from the coding sequence ATGACGAGGGTCCGACACCGGTTGCTGCCGATCTCTCTGGCCGCCCTGCTGGCCGGAGCAATGCCGGCGCCGGCCTTCGCCGCCGGTCCGGCCGGCGAGAGCGCAGGCTCCGCCACCGGCAGCTATCTGGCCGGGCGCTACGCCCAGCACCAGGACGACTGGACGGCGGCGGCCCGCTTCACCGCCCAGGCGCTGGCCGCCGATCCGGACGATCAGGCCCTGTTGCGCCGCAGCTTCCTGCTGCGGCTGGGCGAAGGGCAGATCGACACCGCCATCGGCTATGCCACCCGCCTGCTGGGCGAACAGGGCGAGCCGCAGATGGCGCTGACCCTGCTGGCCGCCGATGCGCTCGCCAAGGGCAGGCTGGATGAAGCGGACGGCTATGCCGCGCGCCTGCCGAACGACGGGCTGGGCCGTTTCATCACCCCGCTGACCCGCGCCTGGCTGGCCGCATCCCGCGGCAGGACCGACGAGGCGCTGGCCGCGCTGGAGCCGCTGGCCGCCGTCCAGGGCTTCGGCGCGCTCTACAATCTGCACGCCGCCCTGATCCTCGACCTCGCCGGCCGCAGCGAGGATGCGGCGGCCCGCTACGTCAAGGTGACGGACACCGAGGCGCCCCTGCGGGTGGTGCAGATCGTCGGCAACTTCATGATGCGCACCGGCCGCAAGGACGAGGCGCGCAAGCTCTACGAAACCTTCCAGGTCAACAACCCGGACGGTCTGCTGGTGGAGCCGGCGCTGGACGCCATGGCGAAGGCGCCGTCCGACACCCGCCCGGTGCCCGACGCCCGTTCCGGCCTTGCCGAGGCGCTGTTCGACCTGGGCAGCGCGCTGCATCACGAGAATGCAGACGAGCCGGCGCTGCTGTTCGGCCGCATCGCACTGCATCTGCGCGACGATCTGGCGCTCGCCCATCTGCTGATCGGCGACATCGCAGCCTCCCGCGACCATCACGAGGAGGCGCTGGCCGCCTACCGGCTGCTGGTCAAGGACCCGCTGCTGGGCTGGACCGCCCGCATGCGCGAAGCCGACAGCCTCGCCCGCATGAACCGCAACGACGACGCCATCGCGATCCTCGCCGCGCTGTCGGCCGAACGGCCGGAACGCACCGACGCGGTGACCCGGCTGGGCGACATCTACCGCTACGCCAAACGGTACGAGGAGGCGATCCCCGCCTACACCACCGCTCTGGAGCGGATCGGCACGCCGCAGGAACGGCACTGGCCGCTGCTGTACGCCCGCGCCATGAGCTATGAGAAGACCAGGCAGTGGCCGAAGGCGGAGGCCGACCTGCAGGCCGCGCTGAAGCTGCGGCCGGACGAACCCTCCCTGCTGAACTTCCTCGGCTACAGTTGGATCGACCGGGGCGAGCATCTGGACAAGGCCAGGGCGATGGTGGAGCGGGCGGTGGAGTTGCGCCCGCGCGACGGCTACATCGTCGACAGTCTGGGCTGGGCGCTCTACAAGCTGGGCGATTTCGAGGGGGCGGTCACGAAGCTGGAGCGTGCCGTGGAGTTGAAGCCCGGCGATCCCACCATCAACGATCATCTCGGCGACGCCTATTGGCGGGCCGGGCGCCGCAACGAAGCCCGGTTCCAATGGATGCGCGCGCTGCGCAACGCCGACGAGGACACCGACAAGGCCGCCATCCAGGCCAAGCTGGACGAGGGGCTGGCCGACCAGAAGGCAGCGGCGAAGTAA
- a CDS encoding sigma 54-interacting transcriptional regulator produces the protein MRIEVTFTDRVGIAHEILAVLALRRLNVVGVEVDPPLIHIDAPGLDPAALPALSDALQRIAGVRAVAAIDMLPGTRRRLHLDALLAALPDPVLAVDRGGRIVVASAAAAQVAGLPESRLAGRDLGELLDEPGLTRELADGGFRMSGREVTLNGQPFLLEVTPIVDVEAAGAVISLFTPSRLGERLDAIQNFDDLGLGGGFDRILGESPPVRALKARAARVAAMEAPLLILGETGTGKELIAHACHRASPRRDKPFLALNCAAVPENLAESELFGYAPGSFTGAQRGGKPGLLELAHGGTVFLDEIGEMSAYLQAKLLRFLNDGSFRRVGGEREQKVDVRVISATHRSLEAMVADHSFREDLFYRLNVLTLDVPPLRERGQDILLLARHFIARAAAQARRPPGRLTPAAAAALLANRWPGNVRQLENVIFRAVTMSDGGALDAADLELAGAGMQSAELQAEDAENWEEAVDGFERSLLRRLYPRFPSSRKLAARLNTSHTMIANKLRKYGIPER, from the coding sequence ATGCGCATCGAAGTCACCTTCACCGACCGTGTCGGCATCGCCCATGAGATCCTCGCCGTGCTGGCGCTGCGCCGGCTCAACGTCGTCGGCGTCGAGGTCGATCCGCCGCTGATCCACATCGACGCCCCCGGCCTCGATCCGGCGGCGCTGCCCGCCCTGTCGGACGCGCTGCAACGCATCGCCGGCGTTCGGGCGGTGGCCGCCATCGACATGTTGCCGGGCACGCGGCGGCGGCTGCATCTCGACGCGCTGCTCGCCGCCCTGCCCGACCCGGTGCTGGCAGTCGACCGCGGGGGCCGGATCGTGGTGGCGAGCGCCGCCGCCGCCCAAGTCGCCGGACTGCCGGAATCGCGGCTGGCCGGCCGCGACCTCGGCGAGCTGTTGGACGAACCCGGCCTGACGCGCGAGTTGGCCGACGGCGGATTCCGCATGTCAGGCCGCGAGGTGACGCTGAACGGCCAGCCCTTCCTGCTGGAGGTGACACCCATCGTCGATGTCGAAGCGGCGGGCGCCGTGATCTCCCTGTTCACGCCGTCGCGCCTGGGCGAGCGGCTCGACGCCATCCAGAATTTCGACGATTTGGGTCTGGGCGGCGGCTTCGACCGCATCCTCGGCGAATCGCCACCGGTGCGGGCCCTGAAGGCGCGCGCCGCGCGCGTCGCCGCCATGGAGGCGCCGCTGCTGATCCTGGGCGAGACGGGGACCGGCAAGGAGCTGATCGCCCATGCCTGCCACCGCGCCAGCCCGCGCCGCGACAAGCCCTTCCTGGCGCTGAACTGCGCCGCGGTGCCGGAGAATCTGGCGGAGAGCGAACTGTTCGGCTACGCCCCCGGCTCCTTCACCGGGGCGCAGCGCGGCGGCAAGCCCGGCCTGCTGGAACTCGCCCATGGCGGCACCGTCTTCCTCGACGAGATCGGCGAGATGTCGGCCTATCTCCAGGCAAAGCTGCTGCGCTTCCTCAATGACGGCAGCTTCCGCCGGGTGGGCGGCGAGCGCGAGCAGAAGGTGGATGTCCGCGTCATCAGCGCCACCCACCGCTCGCTCGAGGCGATGGTCGCCGACCACAGCTTCCGCGAGGACCTGTTCTACCGCCTGAACGTGCTGACGCTGGATGTCCCGCCATTGCGGGAGCGTGGGCAGGACATCCTGCTGCTGGCCCGCCATTTCATCGCCCGCGCCGCGGCGCAGGCCCGCCGTCCGCCCGGCCGGCTGACCCCGGCGGCGGCGGCGGCACTGCTCGCCAACCGCTGGCCCGGCAATGTCCGCCAGTTGGAGAACGTCATCTTCCGCGCCGTGACCATGAGCGACGGCGGCGCGTTGGACGCTGCCGACCTGGAACTGGCCGGGGCCGGCATGCAGTCCGCCGAGTTGCAGGCAGAGGACGCCGAAAACTGGGAGGAGGCGGTGGACGGCTTCGAACGGTCGCTGCTGCGCCGGCTCTATCCGCGTTTCCCGTCCAGCCGCAAGCTGGCGGCGCGGCTGAACACCTCGCACACCATGATCGCCAACAAGCTGCGGAAATACGGCATTCCGGAGCGGTGA